From Amphritea atlantica, a single genomic window includes:
- a CDS encoding carboxymuconolactone decarboxylase family protein, producing the protein MSEQDKQNGLRVRTEVMGETFVARAQANTTELTAPLQEWINEHAWGSTWQREGLPRSTRSLVTIAMLAALKAPAELKGHVRGALNNGCTPEEIQEVLLHSIVYCGAPAAQEAFRAAQEVLDEWQG; encoded by the coding sequence ATGTCGGAACAGGATAAACAAAACGGCCTCAGGGTTCGCACCGAAGTGATGGGCGAAACCTTCGTCGCCCGTGCTCAGGCCAATACAACCGAGCTGACCGCGCCATTACAGGAGTGGATTAATGAACATGCCTGGGGATCAACCTGGCAGCGGGAAGGCTTGCCGCGTTCGACCCGCAGCCTGGTGACCATTGCAATGCTGGCAGCACTGAAAGCCCCTGCTGAGCTGAAAGGTCATGTGCGCGGAGCACTGAACAATGGCTGCACGCCGGAGGAGATTCAGGAGGTGCTGCTGCACTCCATCGTTTATTGTGGTGCGCCTGCTGCACAGGAAGCGTTTCGGGCCGCGCAGGAGGTGCTGGACGAGTGGCAGGGCTGA
- a CDS encoding LysR family transcriptional regulator, with protein sequence MIELRHLKTLSALRDAGSLVEAAERIHLTQSALSHQIKDLEDRLDCSLFIRKTKPICFTSAGQRILTLADDVLPMIRNAERDIARLAGGEAGRLNICIECHSCFDWLMPTIDHFRQNWPEVEMDLTTGFSFQPLPALARGDIDLVVTADPEERNGIAYIPLFTYESVLAMSKQHQLVARRTIHPQDLEHQTLITYPVEQHRLDVFKHFLDPAGIDPDEVRTSELTVMIMQLVASGRGVSALPNWAIHQYIEQEYITSRPLGEKGVWCTLYAAIREDQKDSDFMVDFLNTAKEITFRNLSGIKSA encoded by the coding sequence ATGATCGAACTTCGACACCTGAAAACTCTTTCTGCGCTGAGGGATGCGGGCAGTTTAGTTGAAGCTGCCGAACGAATTCATCTGACACAGTCTGCCCTCTCTCACCAGATCAAAGACCTCGAAGACCGACTCGATTGCTCACTCTTTATCCGTAAAACCAAACCCATCTGTTTTACCAGTGCCGGCCAGCGAATCTTGACGCTGGCCGATGACGTACTGCCGATGATCCGCAATGCGGAGAGAGATATTGCCCGCCTGGCAGGCGGTGAAGCGGGTCGCCTGAATATCTGCATAGAGTGTCACAGCTGTTTCGACTGGCTGATGCCAACCATTGACCACTTCCGCCAGAACTGGCCGGAAGTGGAGATGGATCTGACCACCGGTTTCAGCTTTCAGCCTCTGCCCGCACTGGCACGGGGCGATATCGATCTGGTAGTCACGGCCGATCCGGAGGAACGCAACGGCATAGCCTATATACCGCTGTTCACCTATGAATCAGTGCTGGCGATGAGCAAACAGCATCAACTGGTTGCCCGCAGAACGATTCATCCGCAGGACCTTGAGCATCAGACACTGATCACCTATCCGGTTGAACAACATCGCCTGGACGTGTTCAAGCACTTCCTTGACCCCGCAGGTATCGACCCCGATGAAGTGCGTACGTCTGAACTGACGGTGATGATCATGCAGCTGGTTGCCAGCGGCCGGGGGGTTTCTGCCCTGCCAAACTGGGCGATTCACCAGTATATCGAACAGGAATATATCACCTCCCGCCCACTCGGCGAAAAGGGGGTCTGGTGTACCCTGTATGCAGCGATTCGGGAAGACCAGAAAGATTCAGATTTCATGGTGGATTTCCTCAATACAGCGAAAGAGATCACCTTCCGTAATCTCAGCGGTATTAAGTCTGCCTGA
- the argF gene encoding ornithine carbamoyltransferase — MTTRHFLTLLDLTPDELNKLIRRATELKQIRNNGEIYEPLSNQVMAMIFEKSSTRTRVSFEAGMAHLGGHALFLSSRDTQLGRGEPIEDSARVISSMCDVVMIRTFEHETVTTFAAHSRVPVINALTDDYHPCQLLADMQTFLEHRGDIKGKTVSWIGDGNNMCNSYINAARQFDFKLQVACPEGFDPNAELLAANSDRVVIFRTPEEAVKGSHLVVTDVWASMGQEDEQKEREREFKGYQVTPELMDLADPDAIFMHCLPAHRGEEVSAEMMDDPRSVVFDEAENRLHAQKALLEFLLVKPSA; from the coding sequence ATGACAACAAGACACTTTCTGACACTGCTGGACCTGACACCGGATGAGCTGAACAAGCTGATCAGGCGTGCTACAGAGCTGAAGCAGATACGCAACAATGGCGAAATCTACGAGCCGCTTTCCAATCAGGTAATGGCGATGATCTTTGAAAAATCATCGACCCGTACCCGGGTTTCATTTGAGGCGGGTATGGCACACCTGGGCGGTCACGCCCTGTTCCTGTCTTCACGGGACACTCAGCTGGGCCGTGGTGAGCCGATAGAAGATAGCGCCAGAGTTATCTCCAGCATGTGTGACGTGGTTATGATCCGCACCTTTGAGCATGAAACGGTCACCACCTTTGCCGCGCATTCACGGGTGCCGGTTATCAATGCCCTGACCGATGATTACCATCCCTGCCAGTTGCTGGCTGACATGCAGACGTTCCTTGAACACCGGGGCGATATCAAAGGTAAAACCGTCAGCTGGATCGGCGATGGCAACAATATGTGCAACTCATATATTAACGCCGCCCGCCAGTTTGACTTTAAACTTCAGGTGGCATGCCCTGAAGGGTTTGATCCGAATGCCGAACTGCTCGCTGCCAACAGCGACCGGGTAGTAATCTTCCGCACCCCGGAAGAAGCGGTAAAAGGCAGTCATCTGGTGGTGACTGATGTCTGGGCCTCAATGGGCCAGGAAGATGAGCAGAAAGAGCGCGAAAGAGAATTCAAAGGCTACCAGGTCACCCCGGAGCTGATGGACCTTGCCGATCCGGATGCAATCTTTATGCACTGCCTCCCCGCACACCGGGGCGAAGAGGTCAGTGCTGAAATGATGGACGATCCCCGCTCTGTCGTTTTTGACGAAGCCGAAAACCGCTTACACGCGCAAAAAGCGTTGCTGGAGTTTCTGCTGGTCAAGCCTTCTGCCTGA
- a CDS encoding aspartate aminotransferase family protein, with protein sequence MSTQPVMNTYSRLSVAFDHGQGCWLFDTDGNKYLDALSGIAVCGLGHAHPAVTTAISEQASQLIHTSNLYTITNQERLAERLTQISGMDNVFFGNSGAEANEAAIKIARKFGHSKGIEKPTIIVMEGAFHGRTMATLSATGNRSAQAGFEPLVGGFVRAPYNDVDAVKNIISNNADVVAILVEPIQGEGGIIIPADDYLNQLRDVCDANDMLLMLDEVQTGNGRTGTYFSYQQNGILPDVVTTAKGLGNGVPIGACLASGKAADILTPGNHGSTYGGNPLCCAAALAVVDTITDEKLDQRAAELGNRIAEGFRSQLGDASYVKEIRNKGLLLAIELTEAGTELAVLSKVKGVLLNVTGGGKVVRMLPPLIMSDTEAELLVNTVSRIIKVYMADE encoded by the coding sequence ATGTCTACACAGCCCGTTATGAATACTTACTCGCGCCTTTCCGTAGCATTTGACCACGGACAGGGCTGCTGGCTGTTTGATACAGATGGCAACAAATATCTGGACGCGCTCAGCGGCATCGCTGTATGTGGTCTGGGTCACGCACATCCGGCCGTCACGACAGCGATCAGTGAACAGGCCAGCCAGCTGATTCACACGTCAAACCTGTATACCATCACCAACCAGGAACGTCTGGCTGAACGTCTGACCCAGATATCCGGTATGGATAACGTGTTTTTTGGTAATTCAGGTGCCGAAGCCAATGAAGCGGCGATAAAGATAGCCCGTAAATTCGGGCACTCAAAAGGGATCGAAAAGCCGACCATCATCGTTATGGAAGGCGCTTTCCACGGCCGCACCATGGCCACCCTGAGTGCCACCGGTAATCGTTCGGCTCAGGCCGGCTTTGAACCCCTGGTCGGCGGTTTTGTTCGCGCTCCCTATAATGATGTTGACGCGGTGAAAAACATTATCAGCAACAACGCTGATGTCGTTGCCATCCTCGTTGAACCGATTCAGGGGGAAGGCGGTATTATCATTCCCGCTGATGATTATCTCAATCAGCTACGGGATGTCTGCGATGCGAATGACATGCTGCTGATGCTGGACGAGGTGCAAACCGGAAACGGCCGCACCGGCACCTATTTCTCCTATCAGCAGAACGGTATCTTACCGGATGTCGTCACTACCGCTAAAGGCCTGGGTAATGGCGTACCGATTGGTGCCTGCCTCGCAAGCGGTAAAGCCGCTGATATTCTAACCCCTGGCAATCACGGCTCAACGTATGGCGGCAACCCGCTCTGCTGTGCCGCGGCACTGGCTGTCGTTGATACCATTACCGATGAGAAGCTGGATCAGCGCGCGGCAGAGCTGGGCAACCGGATCGCTGAAGGCTTTCGCTCCCAGCTGGGCGATGCTTCATACGTCAAAGAGATTCGCAACAAAGGCCTGCTGCTGGCCATTGAGCTGACCGAAGCCGGCACAGAACTGGCGGTACTCTCTAAAGTTAAAGGCGTACTTCTTAATGTCACCGGCGGCGGTAAAGTGGTACGTATGCTGCCACCGCTGATAATGAGCGACACCGAAGCGGAGCTACTGGTCAATACGGTCTCCCGCATCATCAAAGTCTATATGGCTGACGAATAA
- the grxD gene encoding Grx4 family monothiol glutaredoxin has product MSVIDTIKEQIESNDILLYMKGTPRFPQCGFSSRASEAIMACGARFAFVNILESPEIRAELPKYANWPTFPQLWIKGELIGGCDIIAEMSANGELKELIDSIAVEDDSAES; this is encoded by the coding sequence ATGAGCGTTATAGACACGATAAAAGAGCAAATTGAATCCAACGATATCCTCTTATACATGAAGGGTACACCACGTTTTCCTCAGTGCGGTTTCTCTTCCCGTGCGTCTGAAGCGATTATGGCCTGTGGCGCCCGTTTTGCATTTGTAAATATTCTGGAAAGTCCTGAAATTCGTGCAGAGCTGCCTAAATATGCAAACTGGCCAACCTTTCCGCAGCTGTGGATTAAAGGTGAGCTGATCGGCGGTTGTGACATTATTGCTGAAATGTCTGCCAATGGGGAGCTGAAAGAGCTGATTGATTCAATCGCAGTAGAAGACGATTCTGCTGAAAGCTGA
- a CDS encoding peroxiredoxin C, whose product MGVLVGKQAPDFTTAAVLGNGDIVDSFTLSEAIKGKKAVVFFYPLDFTFVCPSELLAFDHRIEEFKKRNVEVIGVSIDSHFSHNAWRNTPVDQGGIGPVKYTLVADMTHSICKDYDVESEGGMAFRGSFLIDEDGLVRHQVVNDLPLGRNVDEMLRMVDALAFHQTNGEVCPAGWTEGDKGMDASPAGVAAYLSENADKL is encoded by the coding sequence ATGGGCGTATTAGTAGGTAAGCAGGCTCCTGATTTTACTACAGCAGCGGTACTGGGTAACGGTGATATCGTTGATTCTTTCACCTTGTCTGAAGCAATTAAAGGTAAGAAAGCTGTAGTATTCTTCTACCCACTGGACTTCACCTTTGTTTGTCCGTCTGAGCTGCTGGCTTTTGATCACCGTATTGAAGAGTTCAAGAAGCGTAACGTTGAAGTGATCGGTGTTTCTATCGATTCTCACTTCTCTCACAACGCTTGGCGTAACACCCCTGTTGATCAGGGTGGTATTGGTCCTGTTAAGTACACACTGGTTGCCGATATGACTCACAGTATCTGTAAAGATTACGATGTTGAGTCTGAAGGTGGTATGGCTTTCCGTGGTTCTTTCCTGATCGACGAAGATGGTCTGGTACGTCACCAGGTTGTTAACGATCTGCCACTGGGTCGTAACGTTGACGAAATGCTGCGTATGGTTGACGCTCTGGCGTTCCACCAGACTAACGGTGAAGTTTGCCCAGCTGGCTGGACTGAAGGCGACAAAGGTATGGACGCTTCTCCTGCAGGCGTAGCAGCATACCTGAGCGAGAACGCTGATAAGCTGTAA
- the rnt gene encoding ribonuclease T, with amino-acid sequence MSNRFRGYLPVVIDVETAGFNAQTDALLEIAAVTLTMDDDGNLLIDESYEFNVAPFEGANLEKSALDFTGIDPYNPLRGAIPEEEALEKIFKPIRKAVKSHNCKRAILVGHNASFDHGFVTAAAERCDIKRNPFHPFSTFDTATLAGLAFGHTVLARSCDLADIDFDGKQAHSALYDTMKTAELFCTIVNRWKDLGGWQMVEDRFE; translated from the coding sequence ATGTCAAACCGTTTCCGGGGCTACCTTCCCGTTGTGATCGACGTGGAAACCGCCGGCTTTAATGCACAGACAGATGCACTGCTGGAAATTGCAGCAGTCACCCTGACTATGGATGATGACGGCAATCTCCTTATTGATGAGAGTTATGAGTTTAATGTTGCCCCTTTTGAAGGCGCCAACCTTGAAAAATCAGCGCTGGACTTCACCGGAATCGATCCCTACAACCCGTTAAGGGGAGCCATTCCCGAAGAGGAAGCACTGGAAAAGATTTTCAAGCCGATTCGTAAAGCGGTGAAGTCACACAACTGCAAACGCGCGATTCTGGTCGGCCACAACGCCTCATTTGATCATGGGTTCGTGACTGCCGCGGCCGAGCGCTGCGATATTAAACGCAACCCATTTCACCCGTTCTCAACCTTTGATACCGCCACCCTGGCCGGCCTCGCGTTTGGCCATACTGTGCTGGCCAGATCCTGCGATCTGGCCGATATCGATTTCGATGGTAAGCAGGCACACTCTGCCCTCTATGACACGATGAAAACCGCAGAACTGTTCTGCACAATCGTTAACCGCTGGAAGGATCTCGGTGGCTGGCAGATGGTGGAAGACCGGTTCGAATGA
- a CDS encoding OmpA family protein, which translates to MRIAVMLLLLTFSMPGFAVGYSASIEQSRWDLEASKFSCRLSQKIPLFGEGEFNHEAGETVRFTLMPLQGHGLKGQVRIMEAASPWQPGIATREIGAVKFAADGTIAVPSSYSQQMLASLFRGRMPTFLAQNWAETGETVRIGLSAANFPPAYQAYADCISDLLPVNYRQIARTAVLFPSAQWQLSDSTKARLDLIAIYVNSDDSVKSIYVDGHSDAQGRRLANRDLSKKRAEAVSAYLEQKGVSPERITTRYHGERYPVAQSNDRLTRERSRRVTIRLDRN; encoded by the coding sequence ATGCGTATTGCCGTGATGTTGCTTTTATTGACCTTTTCTATGCCGGGCTTCGCGGTAGGCTATTCTGCATCGATTGAGCAGTCCCGCTGGGACTTGGAAGCGTCGAAATTCAGTTGCCGCCTGTCACAGAAGATTCCTCTGTTTGGTGAAGGTGAATTTAATCATGAGGCCGGAGAAACCGTTCGTTTTACCCTCATGCCGTTGCAGGGGCATGGCCTGAAAGGGCAGGTGCGGATTATGGAGGCGGCTTCGCCATGGCAGCCAGGTATTGCAACCCGCGAGATTGGGGCTGTCAAGTTTGCGGCTGACGGTACGATAGCGGTACCGAGCAGTTATTCTCAACAGATGCTGGCCAGCCTGTTTCGGGGACGTATGCCGACATTTCTGGCGCAGAACTGGGCTGAAACCGGCGAAACAGTGCGTATAGGACTGTCGGCGGCTAACTTTCCACCAGCCTATCAGGCGTATGCTGATTGTATCTCTGATCTGTTGCCGGTGAACTACCGGCAGATCGCCCGAACCGCGGTGTTGTTTCCCTCTGCTCAATGGCAGCTGTCAGATTCTACCAAAGCGCGTCTTGACCTGATTGCGATCTACGTTAACAGCGATGACTCAGTGAAATCGATCTATGTTGATGGTCACTCCGATGCTCAGGGGCGGCGACTGGCTAACCGTGATCTGTCTAAAAAACGGGCCGAAGCGGTGTCTGCTTATCTGGAGCAGAAAGGTGTCAGTCCTGAACGGATCACCACCCGCTATCATGGTGAGCGTTATCCTGTTGCTCAGAGTAATGATCGTCTTACCCGGGAGCGCAGTCGCCGGGTGACTATCCGCTTAGACCGAAACTAA
- a CDS encoding argininosuccinate synthase: MSDIKKVVLAYSGGLDTSVIVRWLQETYNCEVVTFTADLGQGEEVEPARAKAEALGVKEIYIEDLREEFVRDFVFPMFRANTIYEGEYLLGTSIARPLIAKRLIEIANETGADAISHGATGKGNDQVRFELGAYALKPGVQVIAPWREWDLTSRETLMDYCKEHNIPVDFSSSKKKSPYSMDANLLHISYEGDILEDPWAEAEADMWRWSVSPEEAPDQATYLELTYEKGDIVAIDGQPMSPATVLEYLNKVGGENGVGRLDIVENRFVGMKSRGCYETPGGSIMLRAHRAIESITLDREVAHLKDELMPRYAKTIYNGFWWSEERKMMQQMIDFSQRNVNGDVRLKLYKGNVIVVGRRSENSLFDESIATFEDDAGSYDQKDAAGFIKLNALRMRIAASKGRDLLNG; encoded by the coding sequence ATGTCCGACATCAAAAAGGTTGTGCTGGCCTATTCCGGCGGCCTTGATACATCTGTAATCGTACGTTGGTTACAGGAAACTTATAATTGCGAAGTGGTAACCTTTACGGCTGACCTGGGTCAGGGTGAAGAGGTTGAGCCGGCTCGTGCCAAAGCTGAAGCGCTGGGCGTGAAAGAGATCTATATTGAAGATCTGCGCGAAGAATTTGTGCGTGACTTTGTCTTCCCGATGTTCCGTGCCAATACTATCTACGAAGGTGAGTATCTGCTGGGTACCTCCATCGCTCGTCCGCTGATTGCCAAGCGTCTGATCGAAATCGCCAATGAAACGGGTGCTGATGCGATCTCTCACGGTGCCACCGGTAAAGGTAATGACCAGGTGCGTTTCGAGCTGGGTGCTTATGCGCTGAAGCCGGGCGTTCAGGTGATTGCGCCATGGCGTGAGTGGGATCTGACTTCCCGCGAAACCCTGATGGACTATTGTAAAGAACACAACATTCCGGTTGATTTCTCCAGCAGTAAGAAGAAGTCTCCTTACTCAATGGATGCGAACCTGCTGCACATCTCCTATGAGGGAGACATTCTGGAAGATCCATGGGCTGAGGCAGAAGCGGATATGTGGCGCTGGTCTGTATCGCCTGAAGAGGCACCGGATCAGGCAACGTATCTGGAACTGACTTACGAGAAAGGCGATATCGTTGCGATTGATGGCCAGCCAATGAGTCCTGCGACCGTCCTTGAGTATCTGAATAAAGTCGGTGGTGAGAACGGCGTTGGTCGTCTGGATATCGTTGAAAACCGCTTCGTTGGTATGAAGTCCCGGGGCTGCTACGAAACTCCGGGGGGCTCTATCATGCTGCGTGCACACCGGGCGATTGAATCAATCACTCTGGATCGTGAAGTTGCGCACCTGAAAGATGAGCTGATGCCACGTTATGCCAAAACTATCTATAACGGTTTCTGGTGGTCTGAAGAGCGTAAGATGATGCAGCAGATGATTGACTTCTCTCAGCGTAACGTTAATGGTGATGTACGCCTTAAGCTTTATAAGGGCAACGTTATTGTTGTCGGTCGTCGCTCTGAAAACAGTCTTTTCGACGAGAGTATCGCAACGTTTGAAGATGATGCAGGCTCTTACGATCAGAAAGATGCAGCCGGCTTTATCAAGCTGAATGCGCTGCGTATGCGTATCGCTGCCAGTAAAGGTCGGGATCTGCTGAACGGCTGA